A genomic segment from Garra rufa chromosome 5, GarRuf1.0, whole genome shotgun sequence encodes:
- the LOC141335094 gene encoding nucleoporin 88, which produces MASFAGDRWREALKNHDIFTKLHERRYLEPQGTSKRIAKNLTFCLNGDLFIWDSVESVFYTTNLRQLNTDGDTDTSKYQTLLCINPPLFEVCQVLVSPTQYHVALIGQRGATILELPQRWGKRSEFEGGRIQINCKTIPVAERFFTSSASVTLRQAAWYPSETEEPHLVLLTSDNTIRFYNLKEPQSPAKVLSVSQVDEESIVHTRGRSYAASLGETAVAFDFGPLSDSPHLSRLRMKGELLVYSLYILYGNGETFLSYISLTHSVGNLWKPMGPLPMYPAAEDNYGYDACAVLCLPCVPNILVIATESGMLYHCVVLEAEEEEDGGAVERWSRGSETAVPSLYVFECVELELTLKLAAGEEEEEIAESDFTCPIRLHRDPLCQHRYHCTHEAGVHSVGLTWFKKLHKFLESDEEDKDSLQELAAEQRCIVEHILCTRPLANSLPAPVRGFWIVSDLSLGATMICITSAYECLLLPLLSSIRPPSPPLLCSHPGAGSGSSPLRGLAEDSFEQHIRNILARSSTNPLMLRAGDKDSSPPPPECLQLLSRATQVFREEYILKLGLAHEEMQRRVKLLTGQKNKQLEDLALCREERKSLTEGAERLADKYEDAKYRQEAIMNRVKQILGSLRSQLPVLSDSEKDMRKELQTINDQLRHLDNGIKQVNMKKEYQKKQMNTGASPARSSLALNAHQRKCVQGVLKEQGEHIAGMMKQIKDIKNHFSF; this is translated from the exons atggCGTCGTTCGCGGGAGATCGCTGGAGGGAAGCGTTGAAGAACCACGATATCTTTACTAAATTACATGAAAGGCGTTATTTAGAACCTCAGGGGACTAGCAAAAGAATAGCCAAGAACCTTACGTTTTGTCTGAACGGTGACCTGTTCATATGGGATAGCGTTGAGAGTGTGTTTTACACCACAAACCTGCGACAGCTGAACACTGACGGCGACACAGACACTTCTAAATACCAG ACTCTGCTGTGCATCAACCCGCCGCTGTTTGAGGTGTGTCAGGTGCTCGTAAGCCCTACGCAATATCATGTGGCTCTCATCGGTCAGCGTGGAGCGACTATACTGGAACTGCCTCAACGCTGGGGCAAGAGGTCAGAGTTTGAGGGTGGACGCATTCAGATCAACTGCAA GACGATTCCAGTGGCTGAACGTTTCTTCACCAGTTCTGCCTCTGTGACACTCCGACAAGCTGCCTGGTATCCCAGTGAAACTGAGGAGCCTCATCTGGTTTTACTGACCTCGGATAACACCATAAG atttTATAACCTTAAGGAGCCACAGTCCCCTGCCAAAGTTTTATCTGTGTCTCAGGTGGACGAGGAAAGCATTGTCCATACAAGAGG ACGTTCCTATGCAGCATCTTTGGGGGAGACGGCTGTGGCGTTTGACTTTGGACCACTGTCGGATTCTCCTCATCTGAGCAGACTGCGTATGAAGGGAGAGCTGCTGGTCTATTCACTGTACATACTGTATGGGAATGGAGAGACGTTTCTGAGCTATATTTCTCTCACACACAG TGTCGGTAATTTATGGAAGCCGATGGGTCCATTACCCATGTACCCTGCAGCAGAAGATAATTACGGCTATGATGCGTGTGCTGTGCTCTGCCTGCCTTGTGTGCCAAACATCCTAGTTATTGCCACTGAATCAGGAATGCTGTACCACTGTGTGGTGTTGGAGGCGGAGGAAGAGGAGGATGGCGGA GCTGTAGAGAGATGGTCCAGAGGCTCAGAGACGGCAGTGCCTTCGCTttatgtgtttgagtgtgtggaGCTGGAACTGACGCTTAAACTGGCTGctggggaggaggaggaggagattgCAGAGTCAGATTTCACCTGTCCAATCAGATTACACCGAG ACCCTCTGTGTCAGCACAGGTACCACTGCACCCATGAGGCTGGTGTACACAGTGTAGGACTCACCTGGTTCAAAAAATTACACAAGTTTCTGGAGTCTG ATGAGGAGGATAAAGACAGTCTGCAGGAGCTGGCGGCAGAGCAGCGCTGCATAGTGGAGCATATCCTGTGCACCAGACCTCTTGCTAACAG TTTGCCGGCTCCTGTTCGTGGGTTTTGGATAGTGTCAGACCTGTCCCTGGGAGCCACCATGATCTGCATCACGAGTGCCTACGAGTGTCTCCTGCTCCCTCTGCT GAGCTCTATTCGTCCACCGTCCCCTCCGTTGCTCTGCTCTCATCCGGGGGCGGGATCAGGAAGCTCTCCTCTGCGTGGATTGGCTGAAGATTCTTTTGAACAGCATATTCGGAACATCCTGGCACGCAGCTCAACCAATCCATTAATGCTGAG ggcTGGTGATAAAGACTCATCTCCTCCTCCTCCAGAATGTCTACAGCTGTTAAGCAGAGCCACACAGGTGTTCAGAGAGGAGTACATCCTTAAACTAGGCCTGGCACATGAAGAAATGCAGAGAAG AGTAAAGCTCCTGACCGGCCAGAAGAACAAACAGTTGGAGGATCTTGCTCTTTGTAGAGAGGAGAG AAAAAGCCTGACGGAGGGTGCGGAGAGGCTGGCTGATAAATATGAAGATGCCAAGTATCGTCAAGAAGCCATCATGAACAG agtaAAGCAGATTTTGGGAAGTCTGCGGAGTCAACTTCCTGTGCTGTCAGACAGTGAGAAGGACATGAGGAAGGAATTGCAAACCATCAATGATCAGCTCCGTCACCTTGACAATGGCATTAAACAG GTGAACATGAAGAAGGAATATCAGAAGAAGCAGATGAATACAGGCGCATCTCCGGCTCGCTCAAGTCTCGCACTCAACGCCCACCAGAGGAAGTGTGTCCAGGGAGTGCTGAAAGAACA GGGAGAGCACATCGCTGGCATGATGAAGCAGATCAAGGACATCAAGAACCATTTCAGTTTCTGA